The Amycolatopsis methanolica 239 nucleotide sequence GGTGCCGTTGGCGCGGGCGATGGCGAACAGGAACGTGACGCCGACGAGCACGACGAACAGGTCGCCGGGGAAGCCGGCGAAGATCTCGTCGGCATCCAGGTTCGCGGCCAGCGTGCCGACGCCGAACGCGGCCGCGAAGGACAGCACCCCCATGTTGATCGAGCGGGTCGTCGCTATCACGAAGACAACCGCGAGGACGAGGATCGAGATCAGCTCAGCGGACATCGTTAGAACTCCCGCCGTTGGGATTCAAGTGGCTGAGTGGCTGAACCACTTTGCGGCTCAGTCACTCAGCCTGTCAAGGGCTAGGCTTCGGAACGTGTCTGATGCGCTGAGCCCGATGGCCCGCCCGCGGCTGTACGAGCAGGTCCTGGAGCGGTTGCGGGCCTACGCGGCCGACGCCGGGCTGCGTGCGGGCGACCGGTTGCCCGCGGAGCGGGACCTGGCGCAGCGGCTCGGGGTGAGCCGGGCGTCGGTGAAGCAGGCGATCGTCGTGCTGGAGGTGCAGGGCCTGGTCGAGACCCGGCACGGCGGCGGCACGTACCTGGTGCGGGACGCGCTGGACGCCGAGCCGGTCGAGCGGCTGGTGGAACGCCGCCGGCGGCTGCCGGACGTGCTCGACGCGCGCGAGGCGCTGGAGACGAAGCTGGCCGAGCTGGCGGCGATGCGCCGGACCGACGAAGACCTGGCCGCGCTGGAGTCGGCGCTGGAGTTCATGGCGTCGGAGATCAGGGACGGGGGAGCCGGAGTCGAGGGCGACCGCCGGTTCCACGCGGCGGTCACCGGCGCCGCGCACAGCGCCCTGCTGGCCGAGTTCATGGACGCGATCGCCGACCAGATCACCGAGAGCCGCAACGAGTCGCTCCGCCAGCCGGGCCGCCCGCCGCGGTCGCTGGACCAGCACATCCGCATCGCCGACGCCATCCGCGACCGCAACCCGAAAACCGCCGCCGAAGCGATGCGGGACCACCTCCGCAC carries:
- a CDS encoding FadR/GntR family transcriptional regulator, producing MSDALSPMARPRLYEQVLERLRAYAADAGLRAGDRLPAERDLAQRLGVSRASVKQAIVVLEVQGLVETRHGGGTYLVRDALDAEPVERLVERRRRLPDVLDAREALETKLAELAAMRRTDEDLAALESALEFMASEIRDGGAGVEGDRRFHAAVTGAAHSALLAEFMDAIADQITESRNESLRQPGRPPRSLDQHIRIADAIRDRNPKTAAEAMRDHLRTVAEVRLLSWDPED